The proteins below come from a single Nitrosospira sp. Is2 genomic window:
- the glmS gene encoding glutamine--fructose-6-phosphate transaminase (isomerizing): MCGIVSAVANGNIVPTLLEGLRRLEYRGYDSAGIALNNGGLHRLRTTGRVAELSKLADEQSASGEAGIAHTRWATHGAPSERNAHPHFSGEASKVAVVHNGIIENHEMLRQRLQDEGYTFTSDTDTEVIAHLISSHLKENPDLFEAVCRAVGELQGAYAIAVMEEARPERIIVCRNGAPLLLGLGDSGNYAASDASALLQVTRRMIYLEEGDVAELRRDGYRIVNCFHANARQEVSRSVQQSELTNEAVEMGPYAHFMQKEIFEQPGVVANTLEMVVNAQSISPRLFGSEAENIFNNTKSILILACGTSYHAGLVARYWLETVVGIPCNVEIASEYRYRNPAVGPDTLVVGISQSGETADTLAALSYARQLGHRYSLAICNVAESAIVRQADLRFLTRAGPEIGVASTKAFTTQLASLMLLTMTLAKLRNKLSVEREHDMIVALRHLPVALQHALQVESQVKAWAERFSEKRHALFLGRGMHYPIALEGALKLKEISYIHAEAYAAGELKHGPLALVDKEMPVVAIAPNDTLLEKLKSNLQEVRARGGELYVFADADSHIQESEGVHIIRLAEHAGLLSPILHTIPLQLLAYHVALQKGTDVDKPRNLAKSVTVE; encoded by the coding sequence ATGTGCGGAATAGTTAGTGCGGTCGCGAATGGCAACATCGTTCCCACCTTGCTTGAAGGTTTGCGGCGGCTGGAATACCGCGGGTACGACTCCGCGGGCATCGCCCTCAACAACGGCGGACTGCATCGGTTGCGTACCACCGGGCGCGTTGCCGAGCTAAGCAAGCTGGCCGACGAGCAGAGCGCCAGCGGCGAGGCCGGCATCGCTCACACTCGCTGGGCTACCCACGGCGCCCCTTCTGAACGCAACGCTCACCCACATTTTTCCGGCGAAGCGTCGAAAGTGGCGGTAGTGCACAACGGCATCATCGAAAATCACGAGATGCTGCGCCAGCGTTTGCAAGACGAGGGTTACACGTTCACCTCAGATACCGATACGGAGGTCATCGCTCACCTTATCTCTTCGCATCTCAAGGAAAATCCGGATTTATTCGAGGCCGTGTGCCGTGCCGTTGGCGAGTTGCAGGGCGCGTACGCAATTGCTGTCATGGAGGAAGCGCGGCCGGAACGTATCATCGTCTGCCGCAACGGCGCCCCGTTATTGCTTGGGTTGGGTGACTCCGGCAATTACGCGGCCTCGGACGCTTCGGCGCTGCTACAGGTGACGCGGCGCATGATCTATCTCGAAGAGGGCGACGTGGCGGAACTACGCCGAGACGGGTACCGCATCGTCAACTGTTTTCACGCCAACGCGCGCCAGGAAGTTTCACGCAGCGTGCAGCAGAGCGAACTGACCAATGAAGCGGTAGAAATGGGGCCTTATGCCCATTTCATGCAAAAGGAAATATTCGAGCAGCCTGGCGTGGTGGCGAACACACTCGAAATGGTTGTCAATGCTCAGTCTATTTCTCCGCGACTGTTCGGCAGCGAAGCGGAGAACATTTTCAACAATACCAAAAGCATTCTGATACTTGCGTGCGGAACCAGTTATCACGCGGGACTGGTAGCGCGCTACTGGCTGGAAACGGTGGTGGGGATACCTTGCAATGTAGAGATTGCAAGCGAGTACCGTTACCGGAATCCCGCGGTGGGCCCCGACACGCTGGTGGTGGGCATCTCCCAATCCGGAGAAACGGCCGACACTTTGGCCGCCCTCAGCTACGCCAGACAATTGGGGCACCGCTACAGCCTTGCTATCTGCAATGTGGCGGAAAGCGCGATTGTGCGTCAGGCGGACCTGCGGTTTCTCACCCGCGCCGGCCCGGAAATCGGCGTCGCCTCCACCAAGGCATTCACCACCCAATTGGCTTCGCTGATGCTTCTCACCATGACGTTAGCCAAGCTCCGCAATAAATTGTCGGTCGAGCGCGAGCACGATATGATCGTTGCGCTGCGGCATCTGCCGGTTGCGCTCCAGCATGCGCTCCAGGTTGAGTCGCAGGTGAAAGCATGGGCCGAACGGTTTTCGGAAAAACGTCATGCTCTGTTCCTGGGGCGTGGTATGCACTACCCCATCGCTCTTGAAGGCGCGCTCAAGCTCAAGGAAATTTCCTACATACATGCCGAAGCCTACGCGGCCGGCGAGTTGAAGCACGGCCCGCTGGCGCTGGTGGACAAGGAAATGCCGGTGGTCGCCATCGCCCCCAACGACACCCTGCTGGAAAAACTCAAATCCAATTTACAGGAAGTCCGCGCCCGCGGCGGCGAACTGTACGTTTTCGCCGATGCCGACTCGCATATACAGGAAAGCGAGGGCGTCCATATAATCCGCCTCGCCGAACACGCGGGACTACTCAGCCCCATCCTCCACACCATCCCCCTGCAATTGCTTGCCTACCATGTCGCTCTGCAAAAAGGCACCGATGTTGATAAGCCGCGAAATCTCGCCAAATCTGTCACTGTGGAATGA
- a CDS encoding acyltransferase, which translates to MRSITDWIKNTFEVAHASHKTIRSMEGIRGFAVFLVFLVHYVTLIDPWLLQHSAAAQTAEHLRRIGNLGVDLFFVLSGFLIYGMLIEKPRPFKNYLARRIQRIYPTFTVVFIIYLALSMAFPAESKIPGDLSDAAFFIGQNYLLLPGLFDVTPIITVAWSLSYEFFYYLVIPILITALCMRSWRFQYRLLFFLIVSVIGFGYFSLYGGPIGLLMFIPGILVYEFLESKSIRYLPPIGLPALFLAIGFVVVLSDLGTNRWWKYALLYILFFVFCLECFLFSRLTKRIFCSSPLRWLGNMSYSYYLIHGLSLKAIFLLLSKVYPPVQDGSLMFWMILPPVFFLTLIPSAVLFIFIEKPYSLTSRPKNRLQERKVLTA; encoded by the coding sequence ATGAGGTCGATTACGGATTGGATCAAGAATACATTCGAGGTGGCCCATGCCAGCCACAAAACCATAAGATCTATGGAAGGGATCCGCGGCTTTGCTGTGTTTCTCGTTTTCCTTGTTCATTACGTTACGTTGATAGATCCCTGGCTACTTCAACACTCTGCAGCAGCCCAAACTGCGGAACATCTCCGACGCATCGGAAACTTAGGCGTTGATTTGTTTTTCGTTTTAAGCGGATTTCTGATTTATGGCATGCTGATCGAGAAACCAAGACCCTTCAAGAATTATTTAGCCAGGCGAATTCAGCGGATATACCCGACATTTACTGTCGTTTTTATTATTTATCTTGCGTTATCGATGGCGTTCCCCGCGGAATCAAAGATCCCTGGAGATTTAAGCGACGCTGCGTTTTTTATTGGCCAGAACTACTTGCTCCTGCCCGGATTGTTTGACGTCACACCCATCATTACGGTGGCGTGGTCATTGAGTTATGAGTTCTTTTATTATCTTGTCATTCCCATATTGATAACCGCGTTATGCATGAGATCATGGCGCTTTCAGTATCGGTTATTATTTTTTTTAATAGTTTCCGTAATTGGTTTCGGCTATTTCTCGTTATATGGCGGCCCTATCGGACTGCTTATGTTCATTCCTGGCATACTCGTCTACGAATTTCTTGAGAGCAAATCGATACGATACCTCCCCCCAATAGGATTGCCTGCCTTATTTCTAGCCATTGGCTTTGTTGTGGTTTTAAGCGACCTTGGTACGAATAGGTGGTGGAAATACGCCTTGCTTTATATCTTGTTTTTTGTTTTTTGTCTTGAGTGCTTCCTGTTCTCCCGCCTTACCAAACGAATTTTCTGCAGTTCCCCGCTACGATGGCTCGGCAACATGAGCTATTCCTATTACCTTATTCACGGTCTTTCGCTAAAAGCGATTTTTTTGCTGCTGAGTAAAGTGTACCCGCCCGTTCAGGACGGTTCGCTAATGTTCTGGATGATTCTGCCCCCCGTTTTCTTTTTGACGCTAATTCCATCTGCTGTTTTGTTCATATTTATTGAAAAACCCTATTCTTTGACGTCAAGGCCAAAAAACAGGTTACAGGAACGGAAGGTGCTGACCGCTTAG
- a CDS encoding GyrI-like domain-containing protein has translation MEPRLLSISSLTCAGLSEDIEMPRDKELIPSLWTRLQSRIPEISNSCGPAMGVVSRSGKLGCVRYAACIQVSSPKNVPDGLDIITVPGGDYAEFVHEGPVSDLFNTCDHIYRSWFPGSGLLPGDGPMVEVYPENFRSDVPNPQIRLLVSVKGRT, from the coding sequence ATGGAACCAAGACTGCTAAGCATCAGTTCGTTGACTTGCGCAGGGCTGAGTGAAGACATTGAAATGCCCAGAGATAAAGAGCTTATTCCCTCTCTTTGGACAAGGCTCCAGTCGAGAATCCCGGAAATATCAAATAGCTGTGGCCCGGCAATGGGCGTTGTCTCCCGCTCAGGCAAGCTCGGGTGTGTCCGCTACGCCGCGTGTATTCAGGTTTCCAGCCCAAAAAACGTTCCGGATGGCCTGGACATTATTACCGTACCCGGGGGCGATTACGCTGAATTCGTACATGAAGGCCCTGTTTCCGATTTATTCAATACGTGCGATCACATTTATCGTTCATGGTTTCCGGGCTCGGGGCTTTTACCTGGGGACGGACCAATGGTTGAGGTTTATCCTGAAAACTTTAGAAGCGACGTACCAAATCCACAGATCAGGCTCCTGGTTTCTGTTAAAGGTAGAACGTAG
- a CDS encoding ABC transporter permease, giving the protein MSLLAVIGEALRALRLNRLRTALTMLGMIIGVAAVVLMLAVGQGAQTTVNQAISSMGSNLLMVVPGATSSGALRSGAGAVQTLTMGDALAIAHLPSIKATAPINVGTAQLNYGANNWSTSVTGVTPDYFVVRDWAAENGALFTEADVRSGTRVVILGQVTAKNLFGDEDPTGRTIRIKNSPFLVGGVLTAKGQSLDGRDQDDAVFIPLTTGQRQVFGNQFPGTIRFMMAQAQSAEVMDEAETEMNRLLRQRHRLTEGMENDFTVRNMAALAAVATGAAKVMSIMLGAIASVSLLVGGIGIMNIMLVSVTERTREIGIRMAIGANRRAILAQFLLEALVICILGGLIGVALGIGGAWAVSLATDMVVVITLGMVALAFAFASAVGIFFGFYPARKAAALRPVEALRYE; this is encoded by the coding sequence ATGAGCCTTCTCGCGGTCATCGGGGAAGCGCTGCGAGCATTGCGGCTCAACCGTCTCCGCACCGCCCTGACCATGCTTGGCATGATCATCGGCGTCGCCGCTGTGGTGTTGATGCTTGCGGTAGGTCAAGGAGCGCAGACCACCGTGAATCAGGCAATCAGTTCGATGGGCAGCAATCTGCTGATGGTCGTTCCCGGCGCCACCTCTTCAGGGGCGCTGCGGTCCGGCGCTGGAGCGGTGCAGACACTGACGATGGGCGATGCGCTGGCCATCGCCCATCTCCCTTCGATAAAGGCAACCGCGCCGATCAACGTGGGAACCGCGCAACTGAATTACGGGGCGAATAACTGGAGCACCAGCGTGACCGGGGTTACACCCGACTATTTCGTCGTACGCGACTGGGCAGCAGAGAATGGCGCCTTGTTCACTGAAGCTGACGTGCGTTCCGGAACGCGGGTGGTAATTCTTGGCCAGGTGACCGCAAAAAACCTGTTTGGGGATGAAGACCCGACCGGCAGGACCATACGCATCAAGAACAGCCCTTTCCTTGTGGGGGGCGTGCTTACCGCAAAAGGGCAAAGCCTGGATGGCCGCGACCAGGATGATGCGGTGTTCATCCCCCTCACAACCGGCCAGCGCCAAGTCTTCGGCAATCAGTTTCCCGGAACGATACGTTTCATGATGGCGCAGGCACAATCTGCAGAGGTCATGGATGAGGCCGAGACCGAAATGAATCGGCTTTTGCGCCAGCGCCATCGGCTCACAGAGGGAATGGAAAACGATTTCACGGTGCGGAACATGGCCGCGCTTGCCGCCGTAGCCACGGGGGCCGCGAAGGTCATGTCGATCATGCTGGGGGCCATTGCATCCGTATCTCTGCTGGTGGGTGGCATTGGCATCATGAATATCATGCTTGTATCGGTAACCGAGCGAACTCGTGAAATAGGCATTCGCATGGCCATCGGGGCCAACCGCCGCGCCATCCTCGCGCAATTTCTGCTGGAGGCCCTGGTTATCTGCATCCTCGGCGGTCTCATCGGTGTTGCCTTGGGCATCGGCGGCGCGTGGGCAGTAAGTCTCGCGACGGATATGGTGGTGGTGATCACATTGGGCATGGTCGCTTTGGCGTTCGCCTTTGCCTCCGCGGTTGGTATATTTTTCGGCTTTTATCCGGCGAGAAAAGCGGCCGCTTTGAGGCCGGTCGAGGCGCTGCGGTATGAATAA
- a CDS encoding ABC transporter ATP-binding protein, whose amino-acid sequence MSSPQRQTLQDCLIQVENLSKIYSLDTSGSTGTSVNSQVLFDVNLVIPRGQFVAIMGHSGSGKSTLMNMLGCLDTPTSGHYWLDGRDIASLSDDELARVRNHNIGFVFQGFNLLKRMSALDNVATPLLYAGVSRAESRKRALSLLDQTGLARFATYQPNQLSGGQQQRVAICRALINNPPLILADEPTGNLDTQTSREIMTIFQTLNREHGITVVLVTHEDDVAAYTQRLVRLQDGRIVHDEIRAA is encoded by the coding sequence ATGTCGTCACCTCAGCGCCAGACTCTTCAAGATTGCCTGATCCAGGTCGAAAACCTTTCCAAGATTTACAGCCTGGACACCAGCGGCAGCACGGGCACCTCAGTCAACAGCCAAGTGCTTTTCGATGTGAATCTCGTCATTCCCCGCGGCCAATTCGTTGCAATCATGGGGCACTCGGGTTCAGGGAAATCGACTCTGATGAATATGCTCGGCTGCCTTGACACTCCTACCAGCGGGCATTACTGGCTGGATGGACGCGACATCGCATCCCTCTCGGATGATGAACTGGCGCGTGTGCGCAATCACAACATTGGTTTTGTCTTCCAGGGATTCAACCTTCTGAAACGCATGTCGGCGCTGGACAACGTCGCGACCCCGCTACTCTACGCGGGTGTGAGCCGCGCCGAAAGCCGCAAACGGGCGCTGTCCCTGTTGGATCAGACCGGCCTTGCGAGATTTGCCACGTATCAGCCCAACCAGCTTTCAGGAGGGCAACAGCAGCGCGTGGCTATTTGCCGTGCTTTGATAAATAATCCCCCGCTCATTTTGGCGGACGAGCCCACCGGTAATCTCGACACCCAGACAAGCCGAGAAATCATGACGATTTTTCAGACACTCAACCGTGAACACGGCATCACGGTCGTGCTCGTGACCCACGAAGACGACGTTGCCGCCTATACCCAGCGGCTGGTTCGTTTGCAGGACGGGCGAATCGTGCATGACGAGATTCGGGCGGCATGA
- a CDS encoding efflux RND transporter periplasmic adaptor subunit — MAFNSRRRVLTLILLLLLAAAGLWYWTSKPDSRQERYKTQAVDRGDIVQGISANGTLNPVVLVNVGTQVSGTVYRLHVDFNDEVKAGQILVELDPSLFQAQLRQSEANLASAQAALELATNKMKRNRALSERGFISPDALNDFEQQLHATQAQHASSRAQLARDRTNLNYSVIRSPISGVVIARNVDIGQTVAASFQTPTLFQIAKDLSQMQIDTSVAEADIGHLRLDQTVHFTVDAFPEREFTGTVKQVRLNPTIQQNVVSYNVIVAVPNDDGALLPGMTANVRFAVNQKKDVLRVPNAALRYKPGEDVDSGKPAPRQPGKHAIYLLEGGKPAPIHVKTGITDNTFTELVEGEIREGDKVVVRDAGDKDKSGSKLKFRMF, encoded by the coding sequence ATGGCCTTTAATTCGCGCCGCCGGGTACTCACCCTGATTTTATTGCTGCTGCTTGCGGCTGCTGGGCTGTGGTACTGGACATCGAAGCCTGACTCCCGGCAGGAGCGATACAAGACGCAAGCGGTCGACCGGGGCGATATCGTACAAGGCATATCCGCGAACGGCACGCTTAACCCCGTCGTGCTGGTCAACGTCGGTACACAGGTCTCCGGCACCGTGTACAGGCTTCACGTTGATTTCAACGACGAGGTCAAGGCTGGACAAATACTGGTTGAACTCGATCCATCGCTGTTTCAGGCGCAATTGCGACAGTCGGAAGCCAACTTGGCGAGTGCCCAGGCCGCACTTGAGCTGGCAACAAATAAGATGAAACGCAACCGCGCGCTCAGTGAGCGGGGGTTCATTTCTCCCGACGCGCTTAATGACTTCGAACAACAACTGCACGCAACCCAAGCCCAGCATGCATCGAGCAGGGCACAACTCGCGCGCGATCGCACGAATCTCAACTACAGCGTTATCCGCTCGCCCATTTCGGGAGTGGTGATTGCGCGCAACGTGGATATCGGGCAAACCGTAGCAGCGAGTTTCCAGACCCCCACGCTGTTCCAGATCGCCAAGGACCTGAGCCAGATGCAGATCGATACAAGCGTCGCGGAAGCCGATATCGGTCATCTCCGTCTCGACCAGACAGTACATTTCACTGTGGACGCGTTTCCGGAACGTGAGTTTACCGGCACGGTAAAACAAGTGCGCCTCAATCCCACCATCCAGCAAAATGTCGTCTCCTACAACGTCATTGTCGCGGTACCCAATGATGACGGCGCGTTGCTGCCCGGTATGACCGCCAATGTGCGTTTTGCTGTAAATCAGAAAAAAGACGTGCTGCGGGTCCCCAATGCCGCGCTGCGCTACAAGCCGGGCGAAGACGTGGATAGTGGGAAGCCCGCTCCACGGCAACCAGGTAAACACGCGATTTATCTGCTGGAAGGTGGCAAGCCTGCCCCCATCCATGTAAAGACCGGTATTACGGATAACACCTTTACCGAACTCGTCGAGGGCGAAATCAGGGAGGGCGATAAAGTGGTCGTCCGCGATGCCGGAGACAAAGACAAATCCGGTAGTAAACTTAAGTTCAGAATGTTCTGA